CCTGCAAAAATGTCTCCTATACAGCGTTTATTATTTCTCCTGCCATTTCTTCAAGAGGAATAACTTTATCAGCTATTCCTGCTTCAACAACAGCACGAGGCATACCATATACTACACAAGTTTCTTCATTTTGAGCAAATATTCTTCCACCTGTTTCCTTTATTTTTTTACATCCTTTTGCTCCATCATTACCCATTCCCGTGAGTATTACTCCGAGACTCCTGCCTGGATAACATTCTGCTACAGATGCCATCAAAACATCAACACTTGGACGATATATAAACTCTTCTTTATCCTCTGAAACAGAAATAAAAGTCTCAATCCCTCTTCTTTTAAGTCTCATATGTCCTCTCCCAGGAGCTACGTATACAATACCAGGTTTTACAGTTTCACCCTCTTCAGCCTCTTTTACTGAAAGTTGACTCAACTGGTCAAGCCTTTCAGCAAAAGGTTTTGTAAAATTAGGTGGCATATGCTGGGCAATTACAATAGGAACTGGAAAGTCTTTTGGCAGTTTTGGAATAATTTCCTGAAGAGCCTTAGGTCCTCCTGTAGACGTGCCTATAGAAATAATTCCTACTTTTCTTTCTGTTGTTACCCTTGTCTTTGGTATTTCAACCTTAGGAACTTCTATTTTTGTTTCAGCAGTTTTAACTGGAGGCTTTCTTTTTACAATTCCTCTTCTGCCAATTGTTTTAATTTTATCAATTAGCATTCCTTTAATCTTGATAATATTCACTGAAAGCTCAGCAAGATTTTTAGGTATAAAATCAACTGCACCAAGTTCAAGTGCTTCAAGAGTTACCTTCGCACCTTCAGTTGTAAGAGAACTTACCATGATTACAGGAACAGGACATTTATTCATTATCTCTTTTAATGCGGTTATGCCATCCATTCTTGGCATTTCAACATCCATTGTTACAATATCTGGTCTAAATTCCTGAACCATCTGGACAGCCTCAACTCCGTCCCTTGCTGTACCGATTACTTTTATTTCAGGGTCTTCCTGAAGCATTGAAGTAATAGCTTTTCTCATAAAGGCTGAATCATCTACAACTAAAACTTTAATCATATATGCCCCTTAAAAACCAAATTCTTTAAGTAAGTCATCAACATCTTCCTGTGATACTTTTTCAACTTCTTTTTTCGCCATTTCTTTCTCCTCAATCTTCAATCCAAAAGTAGTTATAAGACGAACAAGTTCTACTTCAAGGTCACCTACAAGAGTAATCACCTTTTTAAGAACCTGTCCTGTTAAATCCTGAAATGATTGAGTTGTGAGTATCTCTGTCAAGTCATCTTCAAGAGAGTTTTTAAAATTCCTGAGAAATTCTATACTTTCAGAAGGTCCTTGTATCTGTCTTATATGGTTTGCTACATCATCCATTTTTAAAATATATTTTTCAACAATTTCCATTGTTTTATTAGCTGCTTCTTCTGTTTTATCAATGACCATCTGTAACTGATCAACTGCTCTTGGCATTCTTTCAGTAGCTATTTCCTTTAATTTTGGATCAAGTGCTTCTCTGAAACTTTTTAAAGAGTCATGTAGTTTCCTCGCTACTTTTCCCACTTCTTTAAATAAATCACTCTGACTTTTCTGAATTATGTTATTCATTACTTTATTTGCCTGCTCATAATCTCCCTGCGCAACCATATTCATAAAATTGGTTATTTCTTCAAGAAGAATATATCTTGGATCATCTTTAGAAACACCTTTTTCTTCATAAAACTTTACAGGGTCAATGACCTCTCTGACAGTCATTTCTCCACCTATTCCACTCAGTTTTTTAACGACCTCAACTTTATCACCTTCATCATGAAACTCTACTATTTCTTCTTCAAAAAGGCTCTGGTCTTCAGAAGGAATTAGCTTTTTTGTATCCAGTAAAACAAGTAATCTATCATCTAATCGGGCAACTCCTTCTACCTGGGTCTGCCCATGCTGCATAAACTCTTCAGCAGGCTCAACATTTGTTTCATCTATATTTACCACACCCGTAATGTCATCAACTAATGCACCAAATGTTATCTTGCCTGATGAAACAACTATTACTTTGCTACCATTGTTTTCTTCAGGAATACCGAGAATTCTTTTTAAATTCACAATGGGAATTACTCTACCGCGGAGATTTGTGACTCCTTCAACATAATAGGGCACACCTGGCATCTTTGTAATTTGAGGTAGTTTAATGATTTCCTGCACCTTAAGAATGGGAACAGTATATTCATTTTTTTCAAGAATAAAACCAATGTACTGTTTCATTTTCACACTCCTAAGAATTTATTTTACAGTTAAAACTTTTCTTGAAAGAACTGCAAGGTCAAGAATTAAAACAACCTTTCCATCGCCTGTAATTGTAGCTCCCATTATACCGCATTCTTCAGAGTCTATGCCGTTTATAGTCTTTATAACAATTTCTTCCTGACCGATTACAGAATCTACAGATATACAAAATCTCCTATCTCCTACACTGGCAACAAGAATATACTTTCTGTCATTGTCAACTCCACCAGATGTTGAAAGAATTTCATTAAGCAAGAAAAGTGGTAAAACTCTGTCTCTTATTGTAAGAACCCTTTGTCCTGTTACTTCTTTAATTTCATCAATACCTATCCTTAATGTTTCTTCAATCATTGACTGAGGTATGGCATAAATCTCCTCTCCTACCTGAACCATCATAGCCTGAATTATTGCTAATGTGAGAGGTAAGCTTATTCTAAAAGTAGTACCTTTATCTTTTTCTGTAAAAATTTCTACATATCCATTGAGTTTCGCAACATTGGACTTAACAACATCCATTCCAACTCCTCTGCCACTCAATTCTGTTGACACATCCTTTGTGGAAAATCCTGGTAAAAAAATTAAGTTTATTATTGCTTCTTCAGACATCTTTTCAGCTTCTTCAAGAGTAATAAGCCCTTTTGTAATTGCTTTTGCCTTAACAGCTTCATAATCTATACCTTTCCCATCATCAGATATATCTATCACAATTTGAGTTCCTTTCTGATATGCATTTATGACAATTTTACCTTTTGATGGCTTTCCCTTAGAAATTCTTTCTTCTGGAGACTCTATTCCATGATCTATTGAATTTCTTATTATGTGAACAAGAGGGTCTCCAATATGTTCAATAACTGATTTATCAACCTCTGTATCCTCACCAATAATCTCAAGATCAACTTCTTTGCCAAGTGTTCTTGCAAGGTCTCTCACCATTCTGGGAAACTTTACAAAAACTTTCTGAAGAGGTTGCATTCTCATTTTCATTACAGCAAGCTGCAAATCTGAAGTAACTCTATCAAGAAATGCAGTGGTTTCCACAAGCCCTTCTACATGTTCATCTCCTGCATATTTTGCTTCAAGTTTGTTTGAGAGATTAAGCAACCTATTACGAGCAAGAACTATCTCTCCTGCAAGATCCATTACTTTATCTATTCTTTCAACATCAACCCTCAATGTGGCAACTTCTTTTTCTTTTGGAGCTTGTGTCACAACTTCTTCAGGCTTTGAAGAAGGTTTAGACTCAATTTCCTCAGTTTCAGCTTTTTCAATTTTTTGTTCTATCTCTTCAGTTTTTTCAGGTTCTTGAAGAGAAGCTTTTTCAAGAGCTTTATCAAGTAAATCCAAAATTGGTTGAATATTTTCAGTTATTTCTTCTTTTGCTTTAATGTGTGAAATTAGAATTCTTAGTGTATCTACAGCTTTCAAAATAGCATCAGTTATTTCAGCAGAGATTGGAATCTCTCCCTCTCTTACCTTTTTTAAAATTGTCTCTGCTCTGTGAGCAACATCTACAACATTTTGAAATCCAAGAAATCCAGCTGCTCCTTTGAGGGTATGCATTCCTCTAAATATCTCATTGATAATTTCAGCATCCTGTTTTTGTTCAAGTTCAACAAAAAGAGGATCAAGCTGTTCAAGAATTTCTTCTGCTTCAACAATAAATTCGTTTATTATTTCATCCATCTCATCAGCCATTACTGTCCTCCTTTAAGAGATGGTCTTTTCTGAGCAATTTTTTCAAGTTTTTCCTTCAAAACCTCTCCTGTAAAAGGCTTTACTATATAGTTGTCAACTCCTGCTTTTATTGCTTCAATAACTTTTTCCTTTTCAGCCTCAGCTGTTACCATTAAAAAGGGTATATCTTTTAAAGCTGGGTCATTCCTTATATTCTTTAAAAGTTCTATACCCTCCATAACAGGCATGTTCCAGTCTGAAACTACAAGACCGTATTCTGTATTACGTAACTTTCTTAAAGCATCCTCTCCGTTTTCTGCTTCATCAATATTTTCAAAGCCAAGTTGTTTAAGAAGATTTTTTACAATTCTACGCATTGTTGGAAAATCGTCAACTACCAGAACTTTTATTTTATAATTAAACATATTATCCTCCTATTTATTAAAAATTTTTTTAACTATTTTTTTCATACTTTCGCTAATCTGTTCAGCATTTGTAGGTTTTACAAGATAGTCATCAACTCCTGCTTCAAAGGCTCTTCTTTTCTCATCTTCATCAGCCTCTGTTGTTATCATAACAATAGGAATGTTGGCTATATCAGGGTTTGCCCTTACCTGTTTTATAAACTCTATTCCGTCCATATAGGGCATATTCATATCTGTAAGAATCAAATTTATTCGTTCAAGCCCAAGTTTTTGAAGCGCCTCTATACCATTTTCAGCTGTTACAACCTCATATCCTTTGCTTTTAAGTATCAGAGATATCATCTTTCTTGTTGTTTTATCATCATCCACTATAAGAACTTTCATAATATCCTCCTCACTAAACTTTTTGATATACAACAACTTTATTTATAACTATAGGACGAAATGCTCTTGTAATATTATGAAGACTTTCAGAAGTTCCTACAAAAAGATAACCCTTTGGTCTTAATACATCATAAATAAGCGAAACAGCTTTTTTCTTTGCTTTGTCATCAAAATAAATTAAAACATTCCTGCAAAACACAACATCCAGTCCTTTAAGCTGTTTGACTTCTCTTTCATCTATCAAATTTATGCTCAGAAATTTTACCATTGATTTTATGGCATCAGAAAGAACATACATTCCTCCGCTGTCTTTAAAATATTTTGCCATATACTGAGGTGGAATATTTCTTACAGAATAAGAGCCGTAAATGGCTCTTCTTGCTGACATAAGAACACCTTCACTTATATCAGAAGCGTATATTTCCTTTCTAAATGAGACTAATTCTGGTAAATCATATAAAATCATCGCAATTGTGTAGGGCTCTTCTCCTGTTGAACAGGCAGCAGACCATATCTTTATATCTTTTCTACCCATCTGAGTATTTTCTTTTATAATTTGCGGGATAAGATTTTGAGCAAATACTTCAAACTGCTGGGGTTCTCTGAAAAAAAATGTTTCATTTGTTGTAATAGCATCAAAAAGTCTTGCTATATCATGTTTATTTGCACTGTATCTTAGAAAATAAAGATAGTCTTCAAAATTACGTAGATTTTTTTCCCTTAAAATTCTGCTAAGTCTATTTTCAAGAAAATATTTTTTATTATCAGGCACATAGATACCTGTTTTTTCATATATAAAATCCCTCAACTGTTTAAAAACTTCTTCATTTATTGCTGCGGAAGAGGAAGCAGACATTATGGTCATATTTTCTGTAAAACCTCCTCTATTTTTTCTCTGACTTCTTTATCAGGATGCTGTTTTTTAGATGCCAGAATATCATAAACCTGAGGCATAGAAATCTCTGATAAAGCTTCTACAGCAGCAATTACAACAGGAGGGAAGGGATCGTCTAAGAGAGGAGTAAGTTTTTCAAGAAGAACCTCTGGATCACATGCTTTAGAAATTGATTTTATAGTGTAGTATCTTATCCATGCGTCTTCATCTTTAAGGCATTTAAATAGTTCATCAGAACAGAAATTAGCTTCTCCCAATGCCAGAATAGCTACTTTTTTCAATTCTTTATCGTCAGACTTAATAAATTCAAGAATTTTAGATATAGCTTGCTCTGTTGCAAGTCTTCCAAGTGCATATAAAGCTGTTTTTCGCACTTCTTTGTCTTCGCACTGAACAAGCATATTTAAAATATCAAATGAATATATCACTCCTGCTAAAGCTTGCTTTACTTCTCTTTTATAAGATTTTAGGTTCTCTAAAAACTTTTCCTGGTTAATTGATATAAGAGCTGATACAATAACTTCAATAATATCTGAATATATTTCTCTGTCAAGTAAATTTAAAAGAGGCTCATAAGCCTCAGAAGCTCTTATCATTCCTAAAGCTTCTATCGCAGCTTTTCTCACATTTGCATCCTGATCCTCTATAGATTTTTTTATAAGAGGCTGTATAACTTCTGTGCTACCAATCTCACCAAGTGCCTTTGCAGAGGCAATTCTTATATCCCTCTTTAGATCTTCAAGAAGTTTTATAAGAATTGGAACCGCTTTTTTACTTCTTAATTTACCGAGCACTTTTATAACAAAAGCTTTAGCCCGATATTTAAGTTTATTCTTTTCAATCATTGAAAGGAGTTCATCTTCTGAGTTTATAGAAAGCAATGTTTCTTCTAAAGCCTGTATTTTTTCATCATAATCAAAACAGCTTGGATCAAGACCTCCAGCTTCTTCTACAATAAACGGAACCGCCTCTATGAGATTGGTTAATTTTATACCTTTCAAAGCTATTAGCTTTTCATCCCACTCTTGTTCTTTAAAAATAGAGAGAATCTCTTCTTTCAAATCCTGTCCGTCTGGAATTATGCCTATTCTTATAAGTGCTTTAACGATTTGTTGCTTTTCATCCTTCGTCGCAACAGGAAAATATTTCAAAAGAGGTTCTGCAACTTTTTCAGTTCCTATTTTACCCAGTGTTTCTATTGCTTCTGCTTTAATTAAAATTGATTCTGTGTTTAAAAGAAGTTCACCTATTTTATCTGCAGCTTCTTCTGCCTTTAGTTGGGCAAGTGCCTGTAAAACATAAAAAACCACCCATTCCTCATCTTTCAAACTTTCTATAAGCGCAGGAATTGCCTGTCTATATCCGAGTTCTCCTAAGGCATGAGCAGTAGCAGCTCTGACATTGCCATTTGGGTCTTTAAGTAAAGGGATTAGTTTTGAAGCATCAAAGCCTTTTTTAATATTTGCTATTAAATCAAGTGAAAACTTTCTGATATCAGGGTCTTTATCCTTAAGAAGTTTGTAGAGAAGTTCAGGAGCTTTATGTCCCACTTCTTTAATTATCAAAATTGCTATATTTCTCAAATAAACATCTTCCTCTCTTAAAAGAGGAACAACCATGTATGTAACAACTTCACCTGGATTTATTAGAAAAAAATTATCTTTGCTACCAATAGATATAAGAGCCTGTGCTGCTGCCTCTTGAACAGCGGTATTTTCATCTCTTAGTGCCTTTATCAATGGATAAATCGCTCTTTCATCAGTCAAAGCAAGTTCTTCTGCTGCTTGTCTGCGAACTGAGGAGTCAGGATTATGAAGAAGTTTAAGCACTAATTGCTTTATATTTTTCATTTCTGAACCTCCAGAAGCAATTGATAATATTATACAAAATTTTTTAATTAATCAACTTCTTTTGCAAGAAAATTTTTGAGCTTTAGCAAAGTCTTACCATGAATCTGACTTACTCTGGATAAAGAAATACCTAAAACCTGAGCAATTTCCTTCATGTTTAACTCTTCATAATAATAAAGGGATATGATAAGCTTTTCAGTTTCGGAAAGATTTTCTATTGCAGAAGTTAGTTTTTCCTTTAATTCACGAAATTTTATATCTTCAAAAATATTTTTTTCATCTGAAATAACTTCAAGAAGATTTAGTTTATCTCCATTTTCTCCAACTACAAAACTATCTAAACTTACTATATCAGAAGCTGTTATACTCTGATAAACTTCTTGTAACTCCTCCTGAGTAATATTTAAATAATTAGCCAATTCTTCATCTGTTGGGTCTTTGCCAGACTGTTTTAAATTTTTGTAAGTTTTTTTTACATTTTCTACTTTTTTACGGAATTCTTTTGAAAAAACATCCACTGAACGAATTTCATCCAGTATAGCACCTCTTATCCTGTAGTCTATAAAAGCAACAAGTGGGACATTTAATGAAGGATTATATTTATTTAATGCTTCAAGTAATCCCTTTATTCCAGCAGAAATTAAATCTTCTAACTCTAAAACAGATTGAACAATATGATGGTATCTTAAAGCATAATGCTTTATTTTTGGCAAAAACTGTTTAATGAGGCTCTCTTTATCATCTTCAGAATAAAGCATAAAATTATTTACTTAGTGATTTTTTTAGAAAAAACTGCATTCCTCCTTTTAATAAATCCACATCTCTCTTAAGAAACTGTTTTGCAAGTTCAATAAGCTTTTTTGAAAAATCAGATGTTGGATAAAGAGTTATATAAGGTTTCTGAGCAATAACAGCTTCTTTTATTTTTTCATCGTATGGAAGAGCTCCCAGCCAATCAAGAGTTATCCCAAGAAATCTTTCAGCAACCATTGAAAGTTTCCTGAAGGTCTCCTTTGCTTCCTTATGATTTTTAGTATTGTTCACAACTATACGAAAATTTGTCTCTCCATGTTCTTTATAAAGCACCTTAATCAGTGCATAGGCATCTGCAATTGAAGTTGGTTCAGGAGTAACAATTACAATATTGTCATGGGCAGCAGAACAGAAAAAAGTTACATTATCTGAAATTCCTGCTCCTGTATCAATAAGAAATATATCGTAATCATTATCAATACTTTCAAGCTCTTCAATAATTTTCATTTTATGGACAGATGTAAGTTGAGTTAATTCTCTTATTCCAGAACTCGCTGGAATAATATCAATTCCTTCAGAAGTCTTGACAATAATATCTTTTATTGATTTCTCACCAGAAAGTAAATGTTTTATGTTATATTTCGGTGCTATTCCAAACATTATATCAATGTTACTTAAACCAACATCAGCATCCATTAGAAGCACTCTTTTTTGCATGC
The Thermodesulfovibrio yellowstonii DSM 11347 DNA segment above includes these coding regions:
- a CDS encoding protein-glutamate methylesterase/protein-glutamine glutaminase, whose protein sequence is MIKVLVVDDSAFMRKAITSMLQEDPEIKVIGTARDGVEAVQMVQEFRPDIVTMDVEMPRMDGITALKEIMNKCPVPVIMVSSLTTEGAKVTLEALELGAVDFIPKNLAELSVNIIKIKGMLIDKIKTIGRRGIVKRKPPVKTAETKIEVPKVEIPKTRVTTERKVGIISIGTSTGGPKALQEIIPKLPKDFPVPIVIAQHMPPNFTKPFAERLDQLSQLSVKEAEEGETVKPGIVYVAPGRGHMRLKRRGIETFISVSEDKEEFIYRPSVDVLMASVAECYPGRSLGVILTGMGNDGAKGCKKIKETGGRIFAQNEETCVVYGMPRAVVEAGIADKVIPLEEMAGEIINAV
- a CDS encoding protein phosphatase CheZ; protein product: MKQYIGFILEKNEYTVPILKVQEIIKLPQITKMPGVPYYVEGVTNLRGRVIPIVNLKRILGIPEENNGSKVIVVSSGKITFGALVDDITGVVNIDETNVEPAEEFMQHGQTQVEGVARLDDRLLVLLDTKKLIPSEDQSLFEEEIVEFHDEGDKVEVVKKLSGIGGEMTVREVIDPVKFYEEKGVSKDDPRYILLEEITNFMNMVAQGDYEQANKVMNNIIQKSQSDLFKEVGKVARKLHDSLKSFREALDPKLKEIATERMPRAVDQLQMVIDKTEEAANKTMEIVEKYILKMDDVANHIRQIQGPSESIEFLRNFKNSLEDDLTEILTTQSFQDLTGQVLKKVITLVGDLEVELVRLITTFGLKIEEKEMAKKEVEKVSQEDVDDLLKEFGF
- a CDS encoding chemotaxis protein CheA, which produces MADEMDEIINEFIVEAEEILEQLDPLFVELEQKQDAEIINEIFRGMHTLKGAAGFLGFQNVVDVAHRAETILKKVREGEIPISAEITDAILKAVDTLRILISHIKAKEEITENIQPILDLLDKALEKASLQEPEKTEEIEQKIEKAETEEIESKPSSKPEEVVTQAPKEKEVATLRVDVERIDKVMDLAGEIVLARNRLLNLSNKLEAKYAGDEHVEGLVETTAFLDRVTSDLQLAVMKMRMQPLQKVFVKFPRMVRDLARTLGKEVDLEIIGEDTEVDKSVIEHIGDPLVHIIRNSIDHGIESPEERISKGKPSKGKIVINAYQKGTQIVIDISDDGKGIDYEAVKAKAITKGLITLEEAEKMSEEAIINLIFLPGFSTKDVSTELSGRGVGMDVVKSNVAKLNGYVEIFTEKDKGTTFRISLPLTLAIIQAMMVQVGEEIYAIPQSMIEETLRIGIDEIKEVTGQRVLTIRDRVLPLFLLNEILSTSGGVDNDRKYILVASVGDRRFCISVDSVIGQEEIVIKTINGIDSEECGIMGATITGDGKVVLILDLAVLSRKVLTVK
- a CDS encoding chemotaxis response regulator CheY; the protein is MFNYKIKVLVVDDFPTMRRIVKNLLKQLGFENIDEAENGEDALRKLRNTEYGLVVSDWNMPVMEGIELLKNIRNDPALKDIPFLMVTAEAEKEKVIEAIKAGVDNYIVKPFTGEVLKEKLEKIAQKRPSLKGGQ
- a CDS encoding response regulator; protein product: MKVLIVDDDKTTRKMISLILKSKGYEVVTAENGIEALQKLGLERINLILTDMNMPYMDGIEFIKQVRANPDIANIPIVMITTEADEDEKRRAFEAGVDDYLVKPTNAEQISESMKKIVKKIFNK
- a CDS encoding CheR family methyltransferase yields the protein MTIMSASSSAAINEEVFKQLRDFIYEKTGIYVPDNKKYFLENRLSRILREKNLRNFEDYLYFLRYSANKHDIARLFDAITTNETFFFREPQQFEVFAQNLIPQIIKENTQMGRKDIKIWSAACSTGEEPYTIAMILYDLPELVSFRKEIYASDISEGVLMSARRAIYGSYSVRNIPPQYMAKYFKDSGGMYVLSDAIKSMVKFLSINLIDEREVKQLKGLDVVFCRNVLIYFDDKAKKKAVSLIYDVLRPKGYLFVGTSESLHNITRAFRPIVINKVVVYQKV
- a CDS encoding HEAT repeat domain-containing protein yields the protein MKNIKQLVLKLLHNPDSSVRRQAAEELALTDERAIYPLIKALRDENTAVQEAAAQALISIGSKDNFFLINPGEVVTYMVVPLLREEDVYLRNIAILIIKEVGHKAPELLYKLLKDKDPDIRKFSLDLIANIKKGFDASKLIPLLKDPNGNVRAATAHALGELGYRQAIPALIESLKDEEWVVFYVLQALAQLKAEEAADKIGELLLNTESILIKAEAIETLGKIGTEKVAEPLLKYFPVATKDEKQQIVKALIRIGIIPDGQDLKEEILSIFKEQEWDEKLIALKGIKLTNLIEAVPFIVEEAGGLDPSCFDYDEKIQALEETLLSINSEDELLSMIEKNKLKYRAKAFVIKVLGKLRSKKAVPILIKLLEDLKRDIRIASAKALGEIGSTEVIQPLIKKSIEDQDANVRKAAIEALGMIRASEAYEPLLNLLDREIYSDIIEVIVSALISINQEKFLENLKSYKREVKQALAGVIYSFDILNMLVQCEDKEVRKTALYALGRLATEQAISKILEFIKSDDKELKKVAILALGEANFCSDELFKCLKDEDAWIRYYTIKSISKACDPEVLLEKLTPLLDDPFPPVVIAAVEALSEISMPQVYDILASKKQHPDKEVREKIEEVLQKI
- a CDS encoding sigma-70 family RNA polymerase sigma factor yields the protein MLYSEDDKESLIKQFLPKIKHYALRYHHIVQSVLELEDLISAGIKGLLEALNKYNPSLNVPLVAFIDYRIRGAILDEIRSVDVFSKEFRKKVENVKKTYKNLKQSGKDPTDEELANYLNITQEELQEVYQSITASDIVSLDSFVVGENGDKLNLLEVISDEKNIFEDIKFRELKEKLTSAIENLSETEKLIISLYYYEELNMKEIAQVLGISLSRVSQIHGKTLLKLKNFLAKEVD
- a CDS encoding MinD/ParA family protein, translating into MQTNAQTNVPRIVAVSSGKGGVGKTNFVTNIALILRSMQKRVLLMDADVGLSNIDIMFGIAPKYNIKHLLSGEKSIKDIIVKTSEGIDIIPASSGIRELTQLTSVHKMKIIEELESIDNDYDIFLIDTGAGISDNVTFFCSAAHDNIVIVTPEPTSIADAYALIKVLYKEHGETNFRIVVNNTKNHKEAKETFRKLSMVAERFLGITLDWLGALPYDEKIKEAVIAQKPYITLYPTSDFSKKLIELAKQFLKRDVDLLKGGMQFFLKKSLSK